One window of the Trifolium pratense cultivar HEN17-A07 linkage group LG2, ARS_RC_1.1, whole genome shotgun sequence genome contains the following:
- the LOC123908420 gene encoding uncharacterized protein At4g22758 → MSQISRSPAAAAIISRRKKPPHPSPSPRRNKNNKSKSVKILKRCSSAPLLISPRDNEDDLHLVAQYSFMNREQGDGTLFRPQTFSHAFVSSPSLFPTSPKIYSNEMKGYDKEAKVVVNVTVEGSTGPVRTMVKLGSTVDDTIRHVLHKYREEGRSPKIDDSNVPSSFQLYLSYFSLQGLDKSEVIGDVNSRSFYLRKSNGESTSNDLAKHSSANPPPMLLPSFIVRKINKIVRRAQRLWNILVCSP, encoded by the exons ATGTCGCAAATCTCAAGATCGCCGGCGGCGGCGGCGATTATATCCCGGAGAAAAAAACCACCGCATCCATCACCGTCACCTCGTAGGAACAAAAATAATAAGTCAAAATCAGTCAAGATCTTGAAGCGTTGTTCTTCGGCGCCACTGCTAATTTCGCCAAGAGATAATGAAGATGATCTTCATCTCGTTGCTCAATATTCTTTCATGAACAGAGAACAAGGAGATGGAACACTTTTCCGACCTCAAACGTTTTCACATGCTTTTGTTTCTTCACCTTCTCTGTTTCCAACTTCTCCAAAGATTTACTCTAATGAG ATGAAGGGGTACGACAAGGAAGCTAAGGTGGTTGTTAATGTTACGGTTGAAGGAAGTACAGGACCTGTCCGAACTATGGTTAAATTGGGGTCCACAGTTGATGATACAATAAGACATGTTCTTCATAAATATAGGGAAGAAGGAAGGAGTCCTAAGATCGATGATTCTAATGTCCCATCTTCATTTCAATTGTATCTTTCTTATTTCAGTCTCCAAG gTTTGGATAAATCAGAAGTAATTGGGGATGTAAATAGTAGAAGTTTTTATCTGAGGAAGAGTAATGGTGAATCTACAAGCAATGATTTAGCAAAACATAGCTCTGCAAATCCTCCTCCAATGTTACTCCCTTCTTTTATTGTCCggaaaattaacaaaattgtaAGAAGAGCTCAGAGGCTTTGGAATATTCTGGTGTGCTCGCCATGA
- the LOC123908083 gene encoding ACT domain-containing protein ACR8-like: MEWPACTDEYEKLLIRMSTPRVVIDNAVCSTATLVKVISTRRHGSLLDAIQVLIDLNLVIKKAYISSDGKWFMDVFHVTHQNGSKLIEESVLKYIEQSLGSIHNVRTSCTNGLTTLELSGTDRIGLLSEVFAVLADLQCDVVEAKVWTHNGRIASLIYVKDCNSGTTIEDSQKIKKIEVRLRNVLKGDNDIRSAKTTISMSVMHSERRLHQMMFADRDYERTPILKLTSDNTVVTVQNWAERGYSVVNVQCKDRIKLLFDVVCNLTDMEYVVFHATINTNSNQAYLEFYIRHKDGTPISSEPERQRVIQCLKASVERRASEGVQLELCTKDKKGLLAEVMRTFRENGLNVTRAEISTVDNMATNVFYVTDVIGNPADPKIIESVRQKIGSNNLEVKELPLIYHQKAESEDQAVGIGGAVLWSIGNLVRRNLYSLGLIKSCS, encoded by the exons ATGGAGTGGCCTGCTTGTACGGATGAATATGAAAAGCTCTTAATAAGGATGAGCACTCCCAG GGTTGTTATTGACAATGCCGTGTGCTCCACTGCAACTTTGGTCAAG GTTATTAGCACAAGAAGACATGGTAGTTTACTTGATGCAATACAAGTTCTCATTGATCTTAATCTTGTAATTAAGAAGGCCTATATATCTTCTGATGGCAAATGGTTCATGGATG TTTTCCATGTCACTCATCAAAATGGAAGCAAGCTTATTGAAGAGAGcgttttaaaatatatagaacAG TCACTCGGGAGCATTCACAATGTGAGAACTAGTTGCACAAACGGTCTTACTACGCTTGAATTATCAGGAACCGATAGAATTGGTCTTCTATCGGAGGTGTTTGCTGTACTTGCTGATCTTCAATGCGATGTGGTTGAGGCTAAGGTTTGGACTCACAATGGTCGCATTGCCTCTTTGATCTACGTTAAAGACTGCAATTCTGGAACCACTATTGAGGattctcagaaaattaaaaAGATTGAAGTGCGTTTAAGAAATGTTTTGAAGGGAGACAATGACATTAGAAGTGCAAAGACTACTATCTCTATGTCTGTTATGCATAGTGAAAGAAGGTTGCATCAAATGATGTTCGCGGATCGTGACTACGAGAGGACTCCCATTCTCAAGCTTACTTCCGATAACACTGTAGTGACGGTCCAGAATTGGGCAGAAAGGGGCTATTCGGTTGTCAATGTTCAGTGTAAGGATCGAATCAAACTATTATTTGATGTCGTGTGCAATTTGACAGACATGGAGTATGTCGTGTTTCATGCAACCATCAACACGAATAGTAACCAAGCTTACTTG GAGTTTTATATAAGACACAAGGATGGCACTCCAATTAGTTCAGAACCGGAGCGGCAACGTGTAATTCAGTGTTTAAAAGCTTCTGTCGAGAGAAGGGCGTCTGAG GGTGTTCAACTAGAGTTATGCACCAAAGACAAGAAAGGACTTCTAGCAGAAGTGATGAGAACCTTTCGCGAGAACGGGCTTAATGTTACAAGGGCTGAGATATCAACTGTAGATAACATGGCAACAAATGTTTTCTATGTAACAGATGTGATTGGAAATCCAGCTGATCCAAAAATCATAGAGTCTGTTCGGCAGAAAATCGGGTCAAACAATTTAGAAGTGAAGGAGTTACCATTGATTTATCATCAAAAGGCAGAGAGTGAGGATCAAGCTGTTGGAATTGGGGGGGCAGTGTTGTGGTCTATTGGGAACCTTGTGAGAAGGAATTTGTACAGTTTGGGATTAATTAAATCATGTTCTTAA
- the LOC123908567 gene encoding uncharacterized protein At4g22758-like — MGGTISTPQTHKFPLQTMETSDSPLRPSKLLLNVTIENTLGAIQVLMSPENTVGDLVKVALITYDKEKRRPLLKETDPNRYELHYSPYTLQSLKASEKLKNLGSRNFFLCSSSN, encoded by the exons ATGGGTGGTACCATTTCTACTCCTCAGACCCACAAATTTCCATTACAAACAATGGAAACTAGTGATTCTCCTCTTCGACCATCGAAACTTCTACTTAATGTCACTATTGAGAATACTTTGGGCGCAATACAAGTGCTTATGTCTCCTGAAAATACTGTTGGTGATTTAGTCAAAGTAGCATTGATAACTTATGATAAGGAGAAGAGAAGACCATTATTGAAAGAAACTGATCCAAATCGTTATGAACTTCACTATTCACCttacactctccaaa GTTTGAAGGCAAGTGAGAAATTGAAGAATTTGGGGTCAAGGAATTTTTTTCTATGCTCAAGCTCAAATTAA
- the LOC123910406 gene encoding protein cornichon homolog 4-like, which translates to MADLFGWIISFFLLIALLVLVTYQLMCLADLEFDYINPYDFSSRINAVVFPEFVIQAVLTFFYLITGHWIMSLFCLPYLYFNVGMYRQKKHLVDVTEIFNMLSWEKKQRLIKLFYLVLTLFLSVFWMIYTTLDDH; encoded by the exons ATGGCCGATCTATTTGGATGGATCATCTCCTTCTTCCTCCTCATCGCCTTACTCGTCCTTGTCACTTACCAG TTAATGTGTCTCGCAGATCTAGAATTTGATTATATAAATCCCTATGATTTCTCATCAAGAATAAATGCTGTTGTCTTCCCTGAATTTGTTATTCAAGCTGTTCTTACTTTCTTCTACCTTATTACTGGCCATTGGATTATGTCATTGTTCTGTCTCCCTTATCTATACTTCAATGTCGGAAT GTATAGACAAAAAAAGCATTTAGTTGATGTTACTGAGATATTCAACATGCTCTCGTGGGAAAAGAAGCAACGACTCATCAAACTCTTTTATCTTGTTTTAACCCTTTTCCTCTCTGTGTTTTG gatGATCTATACAACATTGGATGACCACTGA